One window of the Acaryochloris sp. CCMEE 5410 genome contains the following:
- a CDS encoding MFS transporter — translation MFKGNIVPSTPPLETATSLSGGQIIVVVLAGLLFGLAFQLLLANFGIAIGLSVFNLKPNPQNSDEQSENGDPGFDPIALIGVAAGLAIMVSIDGVLFVACFLAVKLSQVNGPGLGAILGGLIWAVYLILLTWLSTSAVGTVADTVLGFTRTGLRQLFGAVGQLFSSDSSEANPIEEDSRSTEITKQQLLQMVEEIDFTPVLEHAQARLKPKPSGQSDFSQIAEQVIANAKQSELDLGQVIDELQDQLQLPQPLLEQIQQQIQAFEPEGSDSLKSVAEPQTLQSDQTSDLKNFLKTADPADLQPESLSAKLAPFETSQSSQTWPIVENLDFKGLLRTALRRVDLSDWDVQRIWQLLQSTQKKLSGSSQPEQPVNVIRLDVEDYLLNTPAWDLKSEMIDVDFKEIIYDPEADPALVHQQLTLLTPEQMRTLLQERGDMSLDHQADIADALDRVRLNVLEQVQPTSALDGTQQEQLNQLQQKLESYCRYTTLSRLSPEGIEQKLQTLLEETQIPFSEGEQSLDLDLKPLQEILKRRKGLKPKQQKALLTAVTESWQGRLPKPIQLLPAAPAIQKRLKAILAEQVRGKDGDLVTLEDLKPHLIQLIEQPASGLTVLNQYFGQLDWLSLAQELQGEPDLNPQHLESVLTKLREEWQQVAKVPRRWARRTRRTAQDWQHQLQRYLKYQDRSALIGIKSLEKDLRHLLAEARDGLPIPQGEHKQSGSLNLPKQPEIIALLQERKDLAAHEIEQVSSQLVATWDKLVDETQALPGRTQSSLDKLASKVREVLNSLSNSAPDPAELQETLSDALPDVELAQILQSLAQKAPTELLKESSWQQIRDRISVLTQSTYQQLIHTRDDLEDTVKHQLSQQAEALQQQLLDQVDQLQTELQQQAQELKQDTQRQADKVRQSAAIAAWWLFAITLTSGMTSALSGYLAVRGLR, via the coding sequence ATGTTCAAAGGCAATATCGTTCCATCTACCCCTCCTCTAGAAACGGCCACTTCCCTTTCCGGAGGACAAATTATCGTTGTCGTTTTAGCGGGGCTTTTATTCGGACTCGCCTTCCAGCTATTGCTGGCTAATTTTGGTATTGCCATTGGGCTATCGGTATTTAACCTAAAACCCAACCCCCAAAATTCGGATGAGCAGTCCGAAAACGGAGACCCTGGCTTTGACCCTATCGCTTTAATCGGCGTTGCGGCGGGCTTGGCAATTATGGTCTCCATTGATGGGGTTTTGTTTGTGGCTTGCTTCTTAGCCGTCAAGCTCAGTCAGGTCAACGGCCCGGGGCTTGGGGCAATTTTAGGCGGCTTAATTTGGGCTGTTTATCTAATTTTGCTGACTTGGCTCAGTACATCGGCGGTGGGCACGGTCGCCGATACGGTTTTGGGGTTTACTCGGACCGGATTGCGTCAGCTATTTGGGGCTGTAGGACAATTATTTAGTTCCGATTCCTCGGAAGCGAACCCCATTGAGGAAGATTCTCGCTCAACCGAAATAACAAAGCAGCAGTTACTGCAAATGGTGGAGGAAATAGATTTTACCCCTGTGCTTGAGCACGCCCAAGCTAGGTTGAAACCTAAACCGAGTGGCCAAAGCGATTTCTCACAAATTGCAGAGCAGGTGATTGCCAATGCTAAACAGAGTGAATTGGATTTAGGTCAAGTGATCGATGAGTTACAAGACCAACTTCAGCTCCCTCAACCCCTACTGGAGCAGATTCAGCAGCAGATTCAAGCGTTTGAACCGGAGGGGAGTGATAGCCTAAAGTCAGTTGCAGAACCTCAAACCTTACAATCGGACCAAACCTCAGACCTGAAAAACTTCCTGAAAACGGCTGATCCCGCTGATTTACAGCCCGAATCCTTATCGGCCAAACTTGCCCCATTCGAAACCTCACAGTCTTCCCAGACCTGGCCTATCGTCGAAAATCTAGACTTTAAGGGGCTACTCCGCACGGCTCTTCGGCGAGTCGATTTGTCGGACTGGGATGTTCAACGCATCTGGCAACTGCTGCAATCCACCCAAAAGAAACTGTCGGGGTCTTCGCAGCCAGAACAGCCCGTCAATGTCATCCGATTAGACGTTGAGGATTATCTATTAAATACGCCAGCATGGGATCTGAAGTCAGAAATGATTGACGTTGATTTTAAAGAAATTATTTATGACCCTGAAGCCGACCCCGCCCTTGTTCACCAGCAACTAACGCTCCTGACGCCTGAACAAATGCGGACCCTCCTCCAGGAACGAGGAGATATGTCTTTGGACCACCAGGCCGACATTGCGGATGCCCTCGATCGGGTGCGCCTGAATGTCTTGGAGCAAGTACAGCCAACTTCCGCACTGGATGGCACCCAACAGGAGCAACTCAATCAGCTCCAGCAAAAACTGGAGTCCTACTGTCGCTATACAACCCTGAGTCGGCTGAGTCCAGAGGGGATTGAGCAGAAATTGCAAACCCTACTTGAGGAGACCCAGATCCCATTTTCAGAGGGTGAGCAGAGCCTAGACTTGGACCTTAAACCTTTGCAAGAAATTTTGAAACGGCGCAAAGGTTTAAAACCCAAGCAGCAAAAAGCCCTCTTAACCGCAGTTACTGAATCCTGGCAAGGCCGCTTGCCCAAACCAATACAGCTGCTGCCCGCAGCGCCTGCTATTCAGAAACGGCTTAAGGCTATCCTTGCCGAACAAGTGCGGGGGAAGGACGGTGACTTGGTCACCTTAGAAGACCTTAAACCTCATCTAATTCAACTGATTGAACAACCTGCATCGGGTTTAACCGTCCTGAATCAATATTTTGGACAACTGGACTGGCTGTCGCTGGCCCAAGAGTTGCAGGGGGAGCCTGATCTCAATCCCCAGCATCTGGAATCAGTCTTGACTAAGCTGCGTGAAGAGTGGCAGCAAGTTGCCAAAGTTCCTCGTCGTTGGGCTCGCCGAACTCGACGAACTGCCCAAGATTGGCAACATCAACTGCAACGCTACCTCAAATATCAAGACCGATCAGCTTTAATCGGCATTAAGTCCTTGGAAAAAGACTTGCGCCATCTCCTAGCTGAGGCTAGAGATGGACTTCCTATTCCTCAGGGAGAACATAAACAGTCTGGGTCTCTCAACCTGCCAAAACAGCCCGAGATCATAGCCTTACTCCAGGAACGGAAGGATTTAGCGGCCCATGAAATCGAACAGGTATCGTCGCAACTGGTTGCCACATGGGACAAGCTAGTCGATGAAACTCAGGCGTTGCCGGGGCGAACTCAATCTTCTCTAGACAAATTAGCGTCAAAGGTTCGAGAAGTATTGAACTCACTTTCCAACTCTGCCCCTGATCCTGCTGAACTCCAAGAAACCCTAAGTGACGCTCTACCCGATGTCGAGTTAGCACAGATTCTGCAGTCCTTGGCTCAAAAAGCACCGACTGAGCTACTGAAGGAATCCTCTTGGCAACAGATTCGCGATCGCATCTCCGTACTGACCCAATCCACCTACCAACAGCTAATCCACACCCGCGATGACCTAGAAGATACCGTCAAACACCAGCTGTCTCAACAGGCTGAAGCGCTCCAGCAGCAACTCTTAGACCAAGTCGATCAACTACAAACCGAGCTGCAACAGCAGGCCCAAGAACTGAAACAAGACACCCAACGTCAGGCCGATAAAGTTCGTCAGTCTGCTGCGATCGCAGCTTGGTGGCTGTTTGCCATTACCCTAACCTCTGGCATGACCTCCGCCCTATCCGGCTACTTGGCCGTCAGGGGATTGCGATAG
- a CDS encoding PAS domain S-box protein, with product MNSDSQVPPSPSPGRSHPGQNSAQTQPVQPQKILDALPVVVWQADSQGSIISLSARWQTLTGYSPQLSLGEAFWDRLAEQEGASSRQQWHTFCQQQQPFTLYLNVVQTGGTFSRVLVMGEPLRDEQAQPMGWVGTMQSVDEGGPVPPELDYGQHFLAAVLDNLSNGIVACDSQGVLTLTNRATQEIHQKPFRQIPAEQWANYYNLYRSDGLTPLDRDENPLYQALLGESVQNAEVVIKPDQGPPHTVLASGDPIVAPDGQTLGAVVVLQDITERKQAEQELQESEQRWQLALEGAGDGIFDWNLMTNKAFLSLPWKQTLGYEEYEVENSFEGWRSLVHPDDLEDAAAALDAHFKHEEPLYQAEFRMRCKDGSYKWILARAQTQKDENGQPIRMLGLHQDITPQKLAEQKLAEMNRALESRVNTQDSQLAEANHQNEALAAQEQTARQQAKVAKAETQLYEKIVKNIQVGFLVWHSTDLTSIEAFELLVANPAAERLLDMELQDKIGDRIDAVFPEYVKNHPNNLLALLQVIRSQHPRTMGNASILLPTGATRVLCLRAFPLPDACVGIAFEPTADASD from the coding sequence ATGAACTCCGATTCTCAAGTCCCTCCCTCTCCGTCCCCAGGCCGATCACATCCCGGCCAGAATAGCGCTCAAACTCAGCCCGTCCAGCCCCAGAAAATCCTAGATGCTTTGCCGGTTGTGGTCTGGCAAGCAGATAGCCAAGGAAGCATTATTTCCTTGAGTGCTCGGTGGCAGACTTTGACCGGATACTCCCCCCAACTCTCCCTGGGAGAGGCATTTTGGGACAGGTTGGCAGAACAAGAAGGGGCGTCAAGTCGGCAACAGTGGCATACATTCTGCCAACAACAGCAGCCTTTTACCCTTTATCTGAATGTGGTTCAAACAGGGGGGACATTTAGTCGGGTTCTCGTCATGGGGGAACCCCTGCGCGATGAACAAGCACAGCCGATGGGTTGGGTGGGGACAATGCAGTCAGTCGATGAGGGGGGACCAGTGCCACCTGAGTTGGATTATGGTCAACATTTCTTGGCGGCCGTTTTAGATAACCTCTCCAATGGCATTGTGGCTTGTGATTCCCAAGGCGTCTTGACTCTTACTAATCGGGCCACCCAGGAAATCCACCAAAAACCCTTTCGTCAAATTCCGGCGGAACAATGGGCGAATTACTACAATCTGTACCGATCGGATGGCCTCACTCCTTTGGATCGGGATGAAAACCCTTTGTATCAAGCGCTGTTAGGGGAGTCGGTGCAAAATGCTGAGGTGGTGATTAAGCCTGATCAGGGACCACCCCATACAGTGCTGGCGAGTGGCGATCCGATTGTTGCGCCAGATGGTCAGACTTTAGGAGCCGTGGTGGTTCTGCAAGATATTACCGAACGCAAACAAGCTGAACAAGAATTGCAAGAAAGTGAACAACGCTGGCAATTAGCATTGGAAGGGGCTGGAGACGGCATCTTTGATTGGAATCTTATGACCAATAAGGCGTTCCTGTCCCTGCCTTGGAAGCAGACCTTAGGGTATGAAGAATATGAGGTCGAGAATAGCTTTGAAGGTTGGCGATCACTCGTGCATCCAGATGACTTAGAGGATGCTGCGGCTGCGTTGGATGCGCACTTTAAACACGAAGAGCCTCTGTACCAAGCAGAGTTTCGGATGCGGTGCAAGGATGGCAGCTATAAGTGGATTCTCGCCCGGGCTCAGACTCAAAAAGATGAGAATGGACAACCGATCCGCATGTTGGGATTGCACCAGGACATTACCCCTCAGAAATTGGCCGAACAAAAGCTGGCCGAGATGAACCGGGCGTTAGAGTCTCGCGTCAACACCCAAGACTCCCAGTTAGCGGAGGCCAATCACCAAAATGAAGCATTGGCGGCCCAAGAACAGACGGCTCGCCAACAGGCCAAAGTTGCCAAAGCAGAAACGCAACTCTACGAAAAAATTGTCAAAAATATTCAAGTGGGTTTCCTGGTTTGGCATTCGACCGATTTAACCTCGATTGAGGCCTTTGAGCTGCTCGTGGCTAACCCAGCAGCAGAACGGTTATTAGACATGGAACTGCAGGACAAAATAGGGGATCGGATTGATGCTGTTTTCCCCGAGTATGTCAAAAATCATCCCAATAACTTGTTGGCACTCTTGCAAGTGATTCGGAGTCAGCACCCCCGCACCATGGGCAATGCCAGTATTTTGCTACCAACCGGAGCAACACGAGTCTTGTGCTTGCGGGCTTTTCCTTTACCAGATGCGTGTGTTGGTATTGCATTTGAACCCACGGCTGATGCTTCGGATTGA
- a CDS encoding NADPH:quinone reductase, translated as MKAIWYEEPGEAAAVLQYGDLEQPSPGPGEVLVRVHGSGVNPSDTKFRSGWMGLKQPYPRTIPHNDGAGMIEAVGEGVPTSRVGERVWIYEAQRGSAWGTAADYVVIPAYKAVPLPESFDFAAGASLGVPAMTAHFSVFSDGPVEDKTILVHGGAGAVGMYAIQLAKWGGARAIATVSNEEKAEIAAHYGADLVLNYRQEDIVARVREFVGKRGCDRIVDVALAANMAINAKLVARNGVIATYESGNAPQVTIPFYDLLYKNAALRTVLVYAMSEEAHATAARDINRAIADGALQAKIAAHYPLTETAQAHDALDSGQLIGKVVVDVA; from the coding sequence ATGAAGGCGATTTGGTACGAGGAACCGGGAGAAGCAGCCGCTGTTTTGCAATATGGCGACCTGGAACAGCCCTCACCCGGCCCTGGGGAAGTCCTGGTTCGCGTCCATGGGTCTGGGGTTAATCCTTCAGATACTAAATTTCGTAGCGGTTGGATGGGGTTAAAGCAACCCTATCCTCGAACCATTCCCCATAATGATGGGGCAGGCATGATTGAGGCAGTGGGAGAGGGGGTTCCAACCTCACGGGTGGGAGAACGGGTCTGGATTTATGAAGCCCAGCGGGGCTCCGCCTGGGGAACGGCGGCGGACTATGTGGTTATACCAGCTTATAAAGCAGTGCCACTACCTGAGTCGTTCGATTTTGCAGCAGGGGCCAGCTTGGGTGTTCCAGCGATGACGGCCCACTTTTCGGTCTTTAGTGACGGTCCCGTCGAGGACAAAACCATTCTGGTTCATGGTGGTGCGGGGGCAGTGGGGATGTATGCCATTCAGCTGGCCAAATGGGGCGGTGCCCGAGCAATCGCCACGGTGAGTAATGAAGAAAAGGCTGAGATAGCAGCCCACTACGGGGCCGATCTTGTCCTCAACTATCGCCAGGAGGATATCGTCGCCAGGGTGCGGGAATTCGTGGGTAAACGGGGTTGCGATCGCATTGTCGATGTGGCTCTGGCGGCCAATATGGCGATCAACGCCAAGCTTGTGGCTCGCAATGGGGTGATTGCAACCTACGAATCGGGAAATGCACCGCAGGTTACGATTCCGTTCTACGATCTGCTTTACAAGAATGCAGCTCTGCGAACGGTGTTGGTGTATGCCATGAGTGAGGAAGCCCATGCCACAGCGGCCAGGGATATTAACCGGGCGATTGCTGATGGTGCCCTGCAGGCAAAGATTGCCGCCCACTATCCCTTAACTGAAACGGCTCAAGCCCATGATGCGTTAGATAGCGGCCAACTTATCGGCAAGGTTGTGGTTGATGTGGCCTAA
- a CDS encoding GNAT family N-acetyltransferase, with protein sequence MIRPTQPEDKTAILAIAEAIGFQPEELETLGEMLADYFNGNGELWFTDDEQGPVGVAYCAPERMTTGTWNLLFIAIHPERQGQGRGTALIHHVEQTLTAQGVRLLLVETSGVPDFEPTRQFYRHCGYEEEARIREFYDAGDDKIVFRKALKSMD encoded by the coding sequence ATGATTCGACCGACCCAACCAGAAGATAAAACGGCCATCCTAGCTATTGCTGAAGCCATCGGGTTTCAGCCAGAGGAACTGGAGACCCTGGGGGAAATGCTGGCCGACTATTTCAATGGCAACGGTGAACTGTGGTTTACGGACGATGAGCAGGGTCCCGTCGGGGTCGCCTACTGTGCCCCCGAACGCATGACCACCGGAACCTGGAATCTGTTGTTTATCGCCATTCACCCAGAGCGGCAGGGACAAGGACGAGGCACCGCCCTAATTCACCATGTCGAGCAAACTCTGACCGCCCAAGGTGTGCGTTTGCTCCTAGTCGAAACCTCCGGTGTCCCTGATTTTGAACCCACCCGCCAGTTTTATCGCCACTGCGGTTACGAGGAAGAAGCCAGAATTCGTGAATTCTATGACGCGGGGGATGACAAGATCGTGTTTCGTAAGGCCCTCAAGAGCATGGACTAG
- a CDS encoding DUF3303 domain-containing protein translates to MPKFMVIETFKPNCRDLAYERFHQQGRLLPPGLHYLDSWLEANGNRCFQLMETSNAALFDQWIAHWEDLVSFEVIELGEKPQ, encoded by the coding sequence ATGCCAAAATTTATGGTGATCGAAACCTTCAAACCCAATTGCCGGGACCTCGCCTACGAGAGATTCCATCAGCAGGGACGTCTGTTGCCGCCCGGTCTCCACTATTTAGATAGCTGGTTGGAAGCAAACGGCAATCGCTGCTTCCAACTGATGGAGACTTCAAATGCTGCCTTATTTGATCAGTGGATCGCCCATTGGGAAGACCTTGTATCCTTTGAAGTGATCGAGCTGGGCGAAAAGCCACAATAG
- a CDS encoding methylated-DNA--[protein]-cysteine S-methyltransferase has translation MSPPETTASEVETYDRISDAITFIRQHHLEQPNLSTIAQHVNLSDYHFQRLFTQWAGISPKRFLQYLTLDYAKSKITTSQNLLDLTVETGLSSPGRLHDLFVTLEAMSPGEYRAGGAGLNIRYGIHETPFGYCLIALTPRGICNIHFLPNADEQASQQQLQTDWPQAKITRDQTTTSKVCNQIFSASPSSPLTLHLKGTNFQIQVWQALLRIPLGELTTYQSLATAIGKPTAARAIGNAVGRNPIAYLIPCHRVIRGTGELGGYRWGCERKAVMLGWEASQIQG, from the coding sequence ATGTCTCCTCCAGAAACAACGGCTAGCGAAGTAGAAACCTACGATCGCATCTCCGATGCCATAACTTTTATCCGCCAACATCACCTAGAGCAACCCAACCTCTCAACCATCGCCCAGCACGTAAACCTCAGCGACTATCACTTTCAGCGATTATTCACCCAATGGGCAGGGATTAGTCCCAAACGCTTTCTCCAATATCTGACCCTAGACTATGCAAAATCAAAAATCACCACATCCCAGAACCTACTGGACCTAACCGTCGAAACAGGACTATCCAGCCCAGGACGACTCCACGACTTATTCGTCACCCTAGAAGCCATGTCCCCCGGCGAATATCGAGCAGGAGGGGCTGGGCTAAATATCCGCTACGGTATCCACGAAACCCCCTTTGGATATTGCCTAATTGCCCTTACCCCCCGTGGCATTTGCAACATTCATTTTTTGCCCAATGCCGACGAACAAGCGAGCCAACAGCAGCTCCAAACAGACTGGCCCCAAGCCAAAATCACCCGTGATCAAACCACAACGAGTAAGGTGTGTAATCAAATCTTCAGCGCCTCTCCTTCCTCACCGTTAACCCTCCATCTCAAAGGCACCAACTTTCAAATTCAAGTTTGGCAAGCCCTACTAAGAATTCCCCTAGGGGAACTGACCACCTATCAAAGCTTAGCCACCGCCATTGGCAAACCCACCGCCGCTCGCGCCATTGGCAATGCCGTAGGTCGTAATCCCATCGCCTACCTGATTCCCTGCCATCGAGTGATTCGAGGAACAGGAGAACTGGGAGGCTATCGTTGGGGATGCGAGCGAAAAGCAGTCATGCTGGGTTGGGAAGCCAGCCAAATCCAGGGGTAA
- a CDS encoding AAA-like domain-containing protein, which yields MGTEIYTVGGTVQANAQGLYIPRQADQDLLQLCRDSTFAYVLTPRQMGKSSLMMRTAETLYEEGTQAVVIDLTQIGTNLSAEQWYLGLLTTIVDQLMLSVNIYQWWQERHYLGVTQRLSQFFEQVLIAEMADPVVIFIDEIDTTLTLGFADDFYAAIRGLSVARARQSELRRLSFVLIGVATPSDLIQDAKRTPFNVGERVELSDFTQSEALPMATGLGLDSPQAEQVLGWVLKWTGGHPYLTQRLCKALVDEGKLNWREPDVDWMVHRTFLGEESKKDNNLQFVRDMLTKRAPNGEKDEVLKTYRQVRRYQVVKDEEQSLVKSHLKLAGVVRREGQALKNRNLLYQTVFDGKWIRQQLPESLWQRLKPAMPIIVTLSFFSMAVTGLAVYAVDQSGRAFQAEKIAEKKANDEAKAKEQTEFALQKSRQNENVAEAAAREAQRQKKLAQKSALLARRRLQEVNQARKAEVVERQKAQAAQTLAERRQTEAETQKSIAVKQQTLAEQRREDAEIATAREKEQTSIAQQATQLAEKQAIMAGLREQTASALYWLAAASPTFGFALAIDTMDQGKANPDVEVVTQAALLKSIQRVQEVNLLQGHQSYVYSVAFSPDGKRIVSGSRDTTIRLWDAETGQPLGEPLQGHQSPVSSVAFSPDGKRIVSGSWDTTVRLWDAETGQPLGEPLQGHQSEVYSVAFSPDGKRIVSGSWDTTVRLWDAETGQPLGEPLQGHQSSVYSVAFSPDGKRIVSGSWDTTVRLWDVETGQPLGEPLQGHQSYVYSVAFSPDGKRIVSGSWDNTVRLWDVETGQPLGDPLQGHQSSVYSVAFSPDGKQIVSGSRDKTVRLWDAETGQPLGGLLQGHQSSASSVAFSPDGKQIVSGSLDTTIRLWDTETGQPPGKSLQGHQSSVYSVAFSPDSKQIVSGSRDTTVRLWDAETGQSLGEPLQGHQSSVYSVAFSPDGKRIVSGSGDKTVRLWDAETGQSLGEPLQGHQSYVWSVAFSPDGKWIVSGSLDKTVRLWDAETGKPLGEPLQGHQSYVSSVAFSPDGKWIVSGSWDKTVRLWDAETGKPLGEPLQGHQSEVYSVAFSPDGKRIVSGSLDTTVRLWDAETGQPLGEPLQGHQSSVSSVASGPDGKRIVSGSRDKTVRLWDTETGQPLGEPLQGHQSEVYSVVLSPDGKRIASGSRDTTVHLWEIGPQSLTQFACHKFRYHPLLHHPEDITSAPSIVEAAQRSQQVCQRYSLSWRGPQAVHFNQWLESSIQWMLGQIGNHQG from the coding sequence ATGGGGACTGAGATTTACACCGTTGGCGGTACCGTGCAGGCGAATGCTCAGGGGCTGTATATCCCTCGGCAGGCGGACCAAGACCTGTTACAGCTTTGCCGGGACTCGACCTTTGCCTATGTGTTGACGCCTCGGCAGATGGGGAAGTCCAGTCTGATGATGCGGACGGCTGAGACCCTGTATGAAGAGGGGACTCAAGCGGTTGTTATCGATTTGACCCAGATTGGCACTAACTTGTCAGCGGAACAATGGTATTTGGGGTTGCTGACGACGATTGTTGATCAGTTGATGCTGTCGGTGAATATCTACCAATGGTGGCAAGAACGCCACTATTTGGGGGTGACCCAGCGGTTGAGTCAGTTCTTTGAGCAAGTATTGATCGCAGAAATGGCTGATCCAGTGGTGATCTTCATTGATGAGATTGATACAACTCTGACTTTAGGATTTGCCGATGACTTTTATGCGGCAATTCGGGGTTTGTCTGTAGCCAGGGCTAGACAGTCGGAGTTGCGGCGGTTGTCCTTTGTGTTGATTGGGGTGGCAACGCCAAGCGATTTGATTCAGGATGCCAAGCGGACGCCTTTTAATGTGGGGGAACGGGTGGAACTTTCGGATTTTACCCAGTCTGAAGCGTTGCCGATGGCGACGGGTTTGGGGTTAGACAGTCCGCAGGCAGAGCAAGTGTTGGGGTGGGTGTTGAAGTGGACGGGGGGACATCCCTATCTCACCCAACGACTTTGCAAGGCACTTGTGGATGAGGGGAAGCTGAACTGGCGAGAACCGGATGTGGATTGGATGGTTCACCGCACGTTTTTGGGAGAAGAGAGCAAGAAAGACAACAACTTACAGTTTGTACGAGATATGTTGACGAAGCGTGCTCCCAATGGCGAAAAAGATGAAGTCTTGAAGACTTACCGGCAGGTGCGGCGATATCAGGTTGTCAAGGATGAAGAGCAGTCTCTGGTGAAATCCCACCTGAAGTTAGCGGGGGTGGTGAGAAGGGAAGGGCAGGCCCTGAAAAACCGAAATCTGCTGTATCAGACGGTTTTTGATGGGAAATGGATACGACAACAGCTACCGGAGAGTCTTTGGCAACGGCTAAAGCCTGCAATGCCCATTATCGTCACCCTATCGTTTTTTTCGATGGCGGTCACGGGTTTGGCAGTTTATGCAGTTGACCAGAGTGGTAGAGCTTTCCAAGCGGAGAAGATTGCTGAGAAGAAAGCTAATGACGAGGCTAAGGCTAAGGAACAGACTGAGTTTGCTCTACAAAAATCCCGTCAGAACGAAAATGTTGCAGAAGCTGCGGCACGAGAAGCACAACGGCAAAAGAAACTAGCCCAAAAATCAGCATTGCTAGCAAGACGTCGATTGCAGGAGGTTAATCAGGCCCGTAAGGCTGAAGTCGTAGAGAGGCAAAAAGCGCAAGCGGCCCAAACCCTGGCAGAACGCCGACAAACTGAAGCAGAAACCCAAAAAAGTATTGCAGTTAAACAGCAGACATTAGCAGAACAGCGCAGGGAAGATGCTGAAATCGCAACTGCGAGGGAAAAAGAACAAACGTCAATTGCTCAACAAGCAACACAACTGGCAGAAAAACAAGCCATAATGGCTGGTTTGCGAGAACAGACTGCTTCCGCTTTGTATTGGCTGGCGGCGGCAAGTCCGACATTTGGCTTTGCCCTGGCTATTGACACTATGGACCAGGGCAAAGCAAATCCTGATGTTGAGGTGGTTACCCAAGCCGCGCTACTGAAATCGATCCAACGGGTTCAGGAAGTAAATCTTCTTCAAGGCCACCAGTCTTATGTCTATTCGGTGGCCTTTAGCCCGGATGGCAAGCGGATCGTCAGTGGGAGTAGGGACACGACCATTCGCCTTTGGGATGCCGAAACGGGGCAACCGCTGGGAGAGCCGCTGCAAGGCCACCAGTCTCCTGTCTCTTCAGTGGCCTTTAGCCCGGATGGCAAGCGGATTGTCAGTGGGAGTTGGGACACGACCGTGCGCCTTTGGGATGCTGAGACGGGTCAACCGCTAGGGGAGCCGCTGCAAGGCCACCAGTCTGAGGTCTATTCGGTAGCCTTTAGTCCAGATGGCAAGCGGATTGTCAGTGGGAGTTGGGACACGACCGTGCGCCTTTGGGATGCTGAGACGGGTCAACCGCTAGGGGAGCCACTGCAGGGCCACCAGTCTTCGGTCTATTCGGTAGCCTTTAGCCCGGATGGCAAGCGGATTGTCAGTGGGAGTTGGGACACGACCGTGCGCCTTTGGGATGTTGAGACGGGTCAACCGCTAGGAGAGCCGCTGCAAGGCCACCAGTCTTATGTATATTCGGTAGCCTTTAGCCCGGATGGCAAGCGGATTGTCAGTGGGAGTTGGGACAATACCGTGCGCCTTTGGGATGTTGAGACGGGGCAACCGCTAGGGGATCCGCTACAAGGCCACCAGTCTTCGGTCTATTCGGTAGCCTTTAGCCCGGATGGTAAGCAGATCGTCAGTGGGAGTAGGGATAAGACCGTGCGCCTTTGGGATGCTGAGACGGGGCAACCGCTGGGAGGGCTGCTGCAAGGCCACCAGTCTTCTGCCTCTTCAGTTGCCTTTAGCCCGGATGGTAAGCAGATCGTCAGTGGGAGTTTGGACACAACCATTCGCCTTTGGGATACCGAGACGGGGCAACCGCCGGGGAAGTCGCTGCAAGGCCACCAGTCTTCGGTCTATTCGGTAGCCTTTAGCCCGGATAGCAAGCAGATCGTCAGTGGGAGTAGGGACACGACCGTGCGCCTTTGGGATGCTGAGACGGGGCAATCGCTGGGAGAGCCGCTGCAAGGCCACCAGTCTTCAGTCTATTCGGTAGCCTTTAGCCCTGATGGTAAGCGGATCGTCAGCGGGAGTGGGGACAAGACCGTGCGCCTTTGGGATGCTGAGACGGGGCAATCGCTGGGAGAGCCGCTGCAAGGCCACCAGTCTTATGTCTGGTCGGTGGCCTTTAGCCCAGATGGCAAATGGATCGTCAGTGGGAGTTTGGACAAGACTGTGCGTCTTTGGGATGCCGAGACGGGGAAACCTCTGGGAGAGCCGCTGCAAGGCCACCAGTCTTATGTCTCTTCGGTGGCCTTTAGCCCAGATGGCAAGTGGATCGTCAGTGGGAGTTGGGACAAGACCGTGCGTCTTTGGGATGCCGAGACGGGGAAACCTCTGGGAGAGCCGCTGCAAGGCCACCAGTCTGAGGTCTATTCGGTGGCCTTTAGCCCGGATGGCAAGCGGATTGTCAGTGGGAGTTTGGATACGACCGTGCGCCTTTGGGATGCCGAGACAGGGCAACCGCTAGGAGAGCCGCTGCAAGGCCACCAGTCTTCTGTCTCTTCGGTGGCCTCTGGCCCGGATGGTAAGCGGATCGTCAGTGGGAGTAGGGACAAGACCGTGCGTCTTTGGGATACCGAGACAGGGCAACCGCTAGGAGAGCCGCTGCAAGGCCACCAGTCTGAGGTCTATTCGGTGGTCTTGAGTCCGGATGGCAAGCGGATCGCTAGTGGGAGTAGGGATACGACCGTGCACCTTTGGGAAATTGGTCCCCAATCGCTGACCCAATTCGCATGTCACAAATTTCGGTATCATCCCTTGCTCCACCACCCTGAAGACATCACCTCTGCCCCATCAATTGTTGAAGCGGCCCAACGGTCTCAACAGGTTTGTCAGCGATATTCTCTATCCTGGAGAGGACCACAGGCTGTTCACTTCAATCAATGGCTAGAGAGCAGCATTCAGTGGATGTTGGGGCAGATTGGCAATCATCAGGGCTAG